The genome window CCCTTTTATTTTGTACAAAATAATTTTTAAATATAAAAAAGATAGAGAATATTCTCTATCTTTTGATTAGCTTGCATTTTATTTTTAAATTACCCCAAAATGGACTTAAAAGTGTCCTTTACTTTTTCTGGTTGAATAGGCTTTACAATAAAATCCTCAGCTCCAGCTTCTAAAGCATCAACTACCATCGGCTTTTGTCCCATTGCACTACACATAATTATTTTAGCATCTGGATCAACCTCAAGTATAGCTTTTGTAGCTTCAATCCCATCCATATCTGGCATAGTAATATCCATTGTCACC of Sporohalobacter salinus contains these proteins:
- a CDS encoding response regulator; the protein is MAKGVLIVDDAQFMRTMLSQLVEENGYEVLGEAENGQEAVEMYKEVDPDLVTMDITMPDMDGIEATKAILEVDPDAKIIMCSAMGQKPMVVDALEAGAEDFIVKPIQPEKVKDTFKSILG